The Methanobrevibacter millerae genome includes the window CTGACCAAGACCTATCAGTTTATTTCCATGATTTACCACTTCAAATCTTCCAGGCGGAATGAATGACATGTCCAAATTGTCAAATACCTTATGAATTGTAGTTTCTATATTTTCAATTTTAGGAGTGAATGTTGCATAGGTAGTGATTGAAGCCAAAGTGTTGTAAATATTATGGAATCCGAATGGCGGAACATTCAAATCAACCTTAAATGAAATATCATGATTATTTGGATAATTGAATAAGTTTCCTTCAATGGTCATCATCCATTTTTCATTTGTAAACTCAATATTCGTTAATTTGACATTAGGTTCGGGACGTTTAAATCCGCATTCACATGAATAAACTCCTCTGTGATTCAAGAACCTTTTTTCATAGTTCAATTCCTTTCCACAGGAAGGACATTCTATTACATCAGCATCAAAAAAGTCATGGATATCATCGACTTCAAGACCATAATAATGAACTTTAACATCATTTCGTTTTTTATAACCTAAAAATGCAGTTCTTGGATCATCAGTATTGGTAATTATGAATCCCTTATCCATATTTTGGGACAATAATTCTTTAGCTTTATAATAATCTTTGAATGGATTTTTTACACCGGCAACCTGAGCATGTTCCGGTGAAATTGTGGTGTAGACAACACCGACAGGGTCAACAACCCTCTGTACAGTGTCTGGTATTCCATATTTTATATTACGGATACCATATTCAAAAACACCTATATCTCCTTTTTGTTGAATTAAAGCAGTAGCTATGGCATTAATCGTGTTACTTTCAAAACTACTTCTAATTTCCAAATCATTAGATAATAGTTTAATTAAAAGAGTGGTTGTTGTTGTTTTACCGTTAGTTCCAGTCAATATGATAGATCCAATTCCCAAATCTGAAGATAATTCTGAAATTGCATCAATACCTGCAACTTTTGAAAAGATAATGCCCGCAAAACTTTTTCCACTTCCAGAACCTAATTTTGAAACAGGTCCTCCAATTTTTGCCAATGTTTTTGCAATAACCACTTTAATACTCATATTATATACATTAGATATCAAAATATATAATTATTACTGAAAAATTAAAAAAATAGAAATAATTCCAACTAATTGGTAGTTGGATTATTTATTGTAGATTGAGGAACCTTTTCAGCTACTTTTGAACCAATTGATTTCATTTTTTCAATTAATTGATCCTTTTTGCTTCCGCTGATTAAAATATTTTCTAAAACATCACTTAAAGTTTCTGTTGGAATGATTTCAATCATGTCTTCATATTTTTTCTCAATCATTACATCTTTTAAGTTTGATTTTGGAATTAAAACTTTTTTCATTCCAGATTCTGCAGCTGCTTCGATTTTAGCAGTAGCACCACCAATAGGCATTACATCTCCACGAACATTCAATGAACCTGTTAAAGCTACAGTCTGATCAATTGGAATTTCTTCAACAGCAGATATTACAGCAGTAGCTATACTTACACTAGCTGAATCACCTTCAACTCCATCATATGTCTGGATAAATTGAACGTGAATATCATAGTCAGACAAGTTTTTGTTAGTGTATTTTTTAATCAGTGCACTTACATTTTGAACTGATTCTGATGCAATTTCTCCAAGTTTACCTGTAGCAATAATTTGACCACCGTTTTTAGATTGAGCAGGTGCTGCTTCAGCTGCGATTGGAGATACAATTCCACTTCTGTCTCCAATTACTGCAAGTCCATTTACTAAACCGACTCTTCCACCTTCAGCATTAACCATACTGTATTCTTTTCTTTGGATAATTGACCTGTCAGCTATTTGCTGTTCTAAGGTTCTTGAGAATTTCTTAGCTTCAAGCACATGTTCTGCTTTAACTAAATCTGCACCTTTTTCAATAGCCACATCACCGGAAGATCTTACTAATCCACCGAGTTCTCTTAATCTTAATGTTAATGCATTTTGCTTACCTGATCTACGTTTTGCTTCCATGATGATTTCATCC containing:
- a CDS encoding Mur ligase family protein; this encodes MSIKVVIAKTLAKIGGPVSKLGSGSGKSFAGIIFSKVAGIDAISELSSDLGIGSIILTGTNGKTTTTTLLIKLLSNDLEIRSSFESNTINAIATALIQQKGDIGVFEYGIRNIKYGIPDTVQRVVDPVGVVYTTISPEHAQVAGVKNPFKDYYKAKELLSQNMDKGFIITNTDDPRTAFLGYKKRNDVKVHYYGLEVDDIHDFFDADVIECPSCGKELNYEKRFLNHRGVYSCECGFKRPEPNVKLTNIEFTNEKWMMTIEGNLFNYPNNHDISFKVDLNVPPFGFHNIYNTLASITTYATFTPKIENIETTIHKVFDNLDMSFIPPGRFEVVNHGNKLIGLGQGDNGDAAKINALFMNQFIDGPLEFIYTTPDVDEEEIFEDHFKVIKAMNPAHVIVVPGRESIEKAEEYYKIIKEEYPDAEFYPLSYEEMTKRINKLYELAIESKYDYVIMTGCGEEQAMWESIKQKLIKR